AAACCATAGCTAAACTCCAGACATTTCCTACTTCGGCGAGAAGAGGCGAATTTGCTAACATAGCTCATCTGgaacatttttcatattttttacatATCAATAATCTGTGATATAAAATCCACCTTTTGCAGAGAGCAAAGTTGATTGGAGTTGACAGTCTTGGCATGGATGTCAGAGTTCTCTCGGGAACAGAAGTGCAAACTCATCGTTTCCCCTTCAAAGTTAGGGTAAGCAATAGAAAATGGTTTTGGCTTTAAAAGACTGATATTGTAGTGAAACTTTGCTCAGTAACAATGACTTGGGCTATCACAAAAAAACATGATTTTGATTTTTACTATGACCTCTTTTATTTTACTCTGCAGGCAACATCAGAGGTTGCTGCTGAGAAACAGATCCGGCAGCTTCTGTTTCCCAGGTCCCGTCGCAAAAAGTTTAGGACTCCCGAAAGAGCTGGAGATTTGGACTCACTTTAAATTTAATCTTACTGTTTGGGAGCAGATCTTGTGAATAAACGTATTATCTATATTTCAATAAATTCTTGCATGCAGTTGGTTCTCAGTTTCTCTCCAGTTTTGTTTTCTCTAATGTTTTCCTGTAAATGGGTTACGTGCTGGATTTAAATTCTAATGAAGCTCTCTTTGATAAGACATATAAAAGGAAAAAGGCAGGTGAATAACAGCATATGCTTCTTCCATATTGGGAATTAAGTTGAGAAGGGAAGGGCCAGTTTCCACTTTCTAACTCAAATATTCTCTCAATCATTTGGCAAAAATAGTAGGGGCACCTTAGTGGATTATCGTTTGGATGCCCCCAAAAAAGCATttcttaaaaatttaaaaaaaaaaacaatagatTTTAAGGGTGTTGTTCCGATAGATAACTCTTATGCAGAGTTATTTGTATTTGAGAGAATAACTCTTATGCAGAGTTATTTGTATTTGAGCTTATTATCCCCGTACTAGAGCACAACTAATGATACGTGGATTAGGCGCGTATCATGGTTCGAATTTAGTCATAGAATAAAATGTGATGTAAGTGGTTTAGTTGTAAGAGCGTAACAAGTAATTATTTTTTAGTTAGATGCACGTCATGATTTCGAACTCTATTGTATACAAAGGCTTGATATTTATTTAAGTGAAGAAGGTTAAAAGGGGCAGGTTAATTATGCATAAGCGTTCaaactaggggtgttcataaaaattcgaaaacccgaaccaaaccgaaaaccaaactaAACCGAcaaaaaaaccgatactttttggtttggtttggttttggttttaaaatttaaaaaccgatcaaatttggtttggttttggtttaattaaaaaaaaccgaaccaaaccgaatataggagtagctattttaaatttattattacacatatatatatgtatatttttatacaaagttttaaaatttttatagtaaatattaatcgtttgcacttttagtacagttctttacctttacattctagtttaattggtagttttcttttgttaagtgtaagaatctatttcttgttaaaaataatatatttttaattgagtccttaaattattcatcactatttgattcaattatcatcaatatatcttggtaaataatatatttctcaaagggcaattgatttgatagtgttacgttgaaaatgtggtcgccgaaatgtgtgtttggtagtgtatgtcttatatttaagaaaaaaccgacaaataaccgaaaacaccgacataaaccgaatcgagaaaaaaccgacataattggtttggtttggttctaatatttgaaaaaccgacttacttggtttggtttctttttagggaaaaatcgatccaaaccgaaccatgaacacccctagttcAAACTGTGTTACGGATTCTCATGCAATTTTTCGTAAAAATATGACTTATTAGTTTCCTTCAATCTATCTAGTTGTTTTGTCTCAGCTCAGGAGAGAGAATTGATAATAGACACTCATTGTTACATTCGCTGTGTTCAAATGTTACATTTGCTAACGTTTTCTTTGAAGAATCCAAATAAAGTATACACATCTATGGGCACACTCAACTCATTAGCGAAAGATCCGTGTAACACATAACTAAGCATTTTGGATCGTAATTAGTGCATTAAATACTTCACGTTTACCACTatcgccaaaaaataaaaatagaatttgaaCTCTACTTATAGTGAATATAAGCTTCAGGAAAAAGTTGGTATATTTCATCCGTCAAGAATCAAGACAAACATCTAAAGCTGTAACTTAATATCCCAAGTTATGTATTGATTCATCTTACTTTGACTTGACATGCCAGACGATTTGACACACACCACTTGACACATACATGAATTTAAACTTCATGATAACGTAATATTTAAACGGACCTTGGATTTATGTGAAGTGAAACTAGAGATGACATAACTCAAACGAAACCGGGCTATTAtttaaatccttttttttttaacttcacaCAATTTTATTGACCCACTATTTGATTTGTCAAATATATCTTGAATTACTaggatttattaaaaaaattgtaTGGACATAATTCAATATAGTTTAATTGTACAATTACAAGCATCAGAACTATAACTTTACTAGATTGGCACGTTTACTAATTTGTTCTTTATTTCCAGATACATAAAAGCTGTGTTAAAACGAAAGGGAAAGGTGAAGAATGAGAAATTTtcattaagaaaaataataaagtaaaacTGCTTAGCAGGTACATTGCATCAATGCAAGTTCAATGGCCTGAGAACTAACTCGAGCAATAGAATAAGATTCTCCTACACTACGAAAGTTGAAAAGCCCTTTTCTACGAAAGCTGATCACTCTTTATTGCTTTTAGGACTTGGGATCGAAACTTGGCAACTACATTTGTTAACGTTTTTGCTTCACTTTATTGATTCAAACCGTTACTTAATAGTCAACTGGTTTACTTTTTATTACGTATTAATTTATCTTTTTTGAATTAAATTATAACTTAGTACCActttaagggtgtgtttggtatgaaggaaaatatttttcatgaaaaatgagtgattttatcacttatttttccttatttgattggTGAGTGGAAAacttttttcggaaaatattttctagtgtttggttagaaagtagaaaatatttttttatgctaccccccccccccccccaatctcTAAAAATACACACAAACCCAAAGGAATTAATACTTTTTTACGCAAAAATAATACTATTTCTATatgaaaaaaaagtattttcttggttaaaatgaaaaataaatatttctaTATCATAAAAAAACTCATTGgttgaaatataaaaaaaaatctatctataacatgaaaataaagtactatcaatactatttttatttagggtgggAGGGGGTTGGAGAGGGTGGTGTAGCTCCTCTCTCAACAAGTCAAAAAATACAAACTCTTCATTCTCCCTTCAACAATCACTTTCGACGAAGCAGCAACATATGTCGACTTTGACAACAACTGAGAGTTTGTACTTTGATGATAAGCTATCACAATTGCTAAGTTTTTAAAGAGTTGCGCGCCGAACTTTGTCGCTACTAATTGGCATATGTGAAAATATTAGTGCCCCGTCACgctcaaatcctgggtccgcctctggTGGAGAGAGGGACAGGGGGTGGGAGGGAGAAGTAAAAATGGAAGTCTCGAAACTACAATCAAGATTTATTTCCCTATATTTCTTTTCTGGGCACTGTCTGAGCAAAACTAGCTTCAGTAATGCTAGTAGATGCAAAATTTTGCCCACCATCTTAAGTTTTTGAGCTCACACTGCCATCTTTTTGTGCAGGATTATCAAGGCCAGCTTCCTCGTCAAACCGCTTGCTTTGTCCGACGCTTTCATCAGCAACATCAGCTAGGTTCTGATCCACCTTATCACCTCTGAAATAGAGTCAAATATGTAAATATGTTCTGCTAGCTCTATAAAAGCAGTTGGCTAATCTTTCCAAGTGAGCATTTAACTATTGAGATTGACCAACAACTTATAAAATTAGCAATTTGCTTTCGTCATAGATGAACACTGAATTATCATTTCAAGCACTGCACTCCAGCACCTTGACTGTTAGAGGAGTCTCATCAATGGACAAGAAACAAACTGTTTAATCTTTTGCATTCTGATAGCTTAAACTCAATTGGTAATCAACAGAAACCAtcctgaacaaagttacaattaagtgAGGAACAGGCATGCTGGAAAAGTTATCACGGATAAGTACAGAGTTCAGGTTGCGGGCTGGAGGACAAAAAATATATCAGGGTCACATGAGTAGCTTTATGGAGTATCATGGGAGGAGTTCTACAAAAATGTTACAACTAGAGCAGGTGATGGCATCAAAAGCAGCTTGTGGAAGCAAAAGGGGAATCCCCTTGGTGAAACATTCCTGGCAATTTTTCCAACCAGCAAAGAGCAACAATGGCCCAGAATtggagaggaataattttatggGACCTGAGCTATTGGAGAAACTTCAAATATTGGGAGATCGGGGAGCTTAACCATTTACTTGAACTCTTATATAAGCAGCAGATCTCATTACGGGAAAGGATAAATGGAGATGTGAAGGGCAGAGAGATTGTATGTCTACAGTGAAATTTTCTGCAACAAGATACTAAGAACAGAAAGCAGAGAGTTTCACCTGCTACTTTGTTGCCTTATGACACAGAGATTATGGTGTCCCCTATGAAAATTGTTTGGAGTTAATCGGGTTAGGACAAGAAATGTTAAAGATATGCTGCTAGGATGGAAACTAAAGGGGAGGAAACATAGAAGAACTTGGGACATAGCCCCACTGATTCTTACGTGAGTTGTTTGGGAAGAGAGAAATATGAAAACGTTTGAAGGGGTAGAAAATCCTTTTGTACAGATAGTAGAATGCTTCGTTCCTTTTACACTTTTGGAGTGATATCATATCTCAGTATGATGATTGAGCTACCAGAACAGATTATCCTCCTTTGGGCTGGAGTATAAGAATTATGCAGTCCAGGGCAGCACTGATGACTAGTTGGTACTTGTAAAAAATCATGTTAAGCTGCAAGATTCTATAAACTTTTTAGTATCAACTTGCATACGGGGTTTTCCCGATCATATCAATAAAATTTAACTTCATAAAAACAATCAAGTCAATTGCGCACATTTATAACCTGCTGCTCTTTTGAGCAAGATCCTGAATGCCAACCCCTCAGTGACAACACACATGTTTAAGAAGCCGCTATGCTATCATTTAAGATACTAACAACTATAACGATTGAAGCAGTGAAGCAATAAACCAGCAATTAGATTATCATCTTAGTTCTATAAAAACATGGACAACAATAAATATAAGAAACTCCATTCAGGAACCAAATTTGTTACTTACCCAGAATAAACAAGGAGTcccacagcaacagcagcaaaAGCTACATAATACATCCAGTCAACCTGAAGAAAAATGATACTGATTTCAGAATAGCACTAGTGTATCGCAGTAAAAGTAGTAGTTCTACGTTTAAATAGATTTTAATCCTCAAAATGTAAAGTAATCTGATTGTTCTGCAAACCTTCTCATGATATGCAAAGATACGAATTAAAACAGCCCACATATCAGAGGTAAGCAAGGCTAGATTTAGCATTGTGGCACCACTCATCTGCACGCAAAAGGTGGCATTTCAGAATGAGAAAACTAACTTCAAACCTGATGATCCGCAACAGAAATTAATTTTCAAGAACTAGACTGATCATAGCTAGAACTAGGAAGACGTCACTTTTCTTTAACAGGTCAGCATATTGTAGATTGCACCACTACTAGCTTTGGATTGGAACACGATTGCCTGATTGATCATCTTTTTATACATGTATACGTAGACAAATATACATGTGTGTGTGTGAACAGATAGAACGAGATATAGAAAGAGGGGCAATACCTTCAGCAAAACGGGAACAAATGAGTAGAATAAAAACATCGCCAGTGCAAATCCAACAAAGGGAAGTGTCTGAAATTGCCCATGGTAATAAATGTTTAGGCAGCTTGATGTGAGAATAAACAAAAGGACTACCATAAGACGGACAATGAAACAAAGTATGTAAACTCGAAAAATCAGAAGGAATGATGAGCCAGTTCAGCTCTTAAAGAACCTCATCAATACTCACATATAAGTCTTACTTTTGGAAAGGCAAATTAGGCTTATTGAGATATAAGAAAAAAACTCAGATTTCTTATATTTCTACAATGTTTCAGTTAACAGCATTGtggttttttttaaaaactaaagcAGCATCTTGACCAAATTTTAACCTTCAATATTTATATCTTGAACCTCTTGCTAACCCACCATCCAGGGACTTGGCGTGCCCCTAACCTGACCCCTCCCACCATTGCCCACCACCTTTACCtccctttcccaaaataacagcCCTCCATACTTTCTTTTCCAGTTTTAGAATTTGAATTGAGATGCGCTAAACTGACCTTTTCGTAAGCATGTACAATTTGCACGGTAAAGTGGCTGAACATAAAAAAGGAGTTATCAATGTCTTTGGAAGGAGACAATCTGAAAACTGGATGATGTTTTATATAATGCTTCCTCCATCGCATGAGATTCATGCCTTTTTCAGCTTGTTTTCCTTTTCACTATTGGGACGGTAGATGAGTGTATAGGACATCAAGGAAAATGTGGACCTTAATCTTCTTAGAAGATGCAGACTGTGTGCTGCTCATTTCACCTTTTATAATTACAGCTTCATGTTGATACTTGTGGGAAGAAACAAATCAAAGTGTTCACATGAGTCATATCCAACATAAGTGAACTTGCTTAGAAATTAAAGAAATGATCCTACACAAATTTTCTCTTCCAAAGGCAGAGCATTAATTTCTTTCTTCGCTATCTATATCCATGCTCATTGGTGAGGAAATAGATCAAAGCATAAGAGACTTACTGCTCCAGCTGACCAACGAATGGACTTCAACTCATTGCGCTCAAGTATGCTTCTGTAGCATGGTTAAAGAAGTCATGTACATCACAGAACATCAGCAGCAGTTAAAGAGTACGCATTCATCAAGAAAGAAGGTTAACCCCCAGTAAAATCTTAAGAAGACAGAACATTAGGATACATTTGGCAAGCACTAACAATGGCACCAAACAGGCCCAGAAATGCCATGAGTTCAACCCTATCAGCACTTTTAACAAAAAACTCCTGCATAGAACATGAAATAAAAGTATTAACAATGCTTAACAGGAAAGCCGACTTGAGAAACACGACCAAGAGAAAAACAGCTCATAGTCAAAAGGGCACTGCACTGTACAAGGAATCAACACTacctgagagaaataaaatgtaAGACGTCAAAACTCCAAGGTCTTGCATTTACAGTTCACTGGAATGACTTTTATCATTTACCACAAGGTAAAGTGCATAAGGAATGTTCAATATAGTGTATCGGTTGCCGACTAATCAAATTTGTTTATGGAGCCAACATTAAACAATGAATCTTTTCTTACAAGTATTTACCAGCAAGTTGTCACTTAGAGGTAGTTTATGGAATTACATTAATGTACTCAATGCAGAACAACCCAATATCCTCAGAGAACCTGGGAAAAGGTTTAATGGACTACTGGACTTTATAGTTTCTGCCTGAGGACAAAAGGAACATGCATATGGACCGATGTCAAATAATTAAATTGATAATTGCAGACACCAAGTCAAATAATTTAGACGTAGTCTTTTGCACAGTGCTGAACTGCTGATTGTATCGGCCAAAGGGAACACAAGCAAATACTTTTCAACTGGAACAACCTTGCTATGTCTCGCAGGGAAGAAAGAACTTTTCTAACTACACATAGATATCATTTCTGGTTCGAAAAGTTAGTGAATTTTCACAGCTATCAATTGCGTACCTCACTGACATTAGTCACAGCATACAGCGTGGCTCCAGCAATCACTAGTATATCCCCTTTGAGAGGATTGCTACCACCTACAACAATGAGAAATTCAAGTATTATTCTTCAAAATAGAGTCAGTAAATGACAAACTGCAAAATCACTAAAATGAGAAGCAGCTGGACACAAGGAATTAACTATACGTTCACCCCCTTTCCAAAAAGTATCAGATGATACACAATCATATATAGGGAGAAATATAAGCAATAGGAAAGAGCATGCAGTGAAACCATACTGATAATTAAAATCAAACAGAACAAGCAAGATGACAACTGGTTGTAACAATATTACTTGATCGATCTGCGGCATGTACATCTGAAAAGATGACCAGGACAAGACCAGCAATGCAGATGGCAACAGCGACTAATTTTctgggtatgtattttgtctTCAAGAAAAACCATGTAAAAAGCAGAACACACGGAATTGTCCAGCAATCCAGCAACATCACGCTTGTCAGGGATGTGTACTGGTAAGCCTTCACAACTGCAAAGCAAAGGCAACAGAAAATGAACTGATAGTTTGTTTAATGAGGAAATGTGGAGTTTGCATTTCGAGTAAACATGCGTTGCCAATCCTCAGAATCTCTATCCAGAAGAGGCGATTATAGTCCGTAGAAGTAGCAGAGGAAACTGCATATTTTGAGAGATTGATGTGTTGCTTAAAAAATCCTCATAACATTCATATGACATTGTGGCGAATCTGGAAAGAAACAATCAAGACACAAAAACTAGAACGTTGAGAAAGAACCTGTAGTACTGTTTTTCTGTGTTTCATTGTGCTAGCAATATCATGAATCGTGATGTTTAAACACATGGTTCAACTGACATGCACGAAATATAACTTTCCAAATAAAAGCAACATTTTAGGCAATATTTGTTTAAGAAGAGCAAGTCATCAAGGTTTGATCAGTGAATATAGGAAAGGGACTGTTAAGAACATCAAGTAAAACATATTCATGTTTCAAAGATACAATGTTGGGTAGGTGAAAGAGACAGGAAAAAGATGAGGGCAAACAGTTTATTTGGCTTCCATCCACAAGAGATGGTTAATGAGGCAATTACCAAGAAAATTGGCCTCCACATCAACTATTCCAAGGAGGACGTAATAATACCATTTTGCCTGGTAAAAGAGAAACAGAAACAAAAGAAGGTAAGCCAAGCATTCAATCTTAATAGCAACAGCTTGCTTAATTAAACAAGCATCAACAAATAAGATCATTTTAAAACACAGAAACAAGAACACAATTCTTAGAAAAGCTGTTGAGTTATACATATCCAATATCGGATAAGGGCATGAAAAGGAGATTTACACGTCTTTCGCTATTCTACCCATCATATCAAGGTTTCAAGTTGAACGCTCGCCTTTCATATGACATGAGAGCCAACTTTTGGTCTTAAGAGTATTTTGAAATGGTATCCTTGTAAGTAGAAAAAGGTCAGATTAAACTCACTGGTAACGTTTTGTAAATTTGGCTACCAGCACAGCTTTTTCTGCTGATCAATATACTGTTACCATTCTCGAAAAAAGAGTTTTTTGAAATGGTAAGAACTATTGATGTAAAAGTCAGCACAAAGAAAGTGATGTGGTTACAGCCAAAAAAagatcaaaagaagaaaagggctGACTGTCTATACGAAATACTCTATGAATTGTAACAAGATTTCAGCATCCTCTACTAAATCCATTTTACACCAGAAGAaattcaccaaaaaaaaaaatacagtcAGATTTGATTCTTCAGATTGAGCTCATTTGTCCATCAATATATCCATTTCTTTTATCCATTAAAACATTTGGTCTTAAGAGTTTTTGAAAAGGTTTATAAAAAGTCTTGAGCTACTCCACCTGTCACCTTAAGGATTTAAGTTGGATGTTCAGATTCGACAAAAAATAGCAACACATCAGAACTTGATGAAAGACAAGTAGATGGGTTCAAGTAATGTGCTACAAAACGAGTTCAAGCTAGCTTGGGTACTCAAATTAAAGATTTG
Above is a window of Nicotiana tabacum cultivar K326 chromosome 8, ASM71507v2, whole genome shotgun sequence DNA encoding:
- the LOC107775336 gene encoding uncharacterized protein LOC107775336 isoform X1; this translates as MVNAKGIWTKKTLLSLLLGQFLSLLITATGFSSSELARKGINAPTSQSFLNYVLLALVYGGFMIYRRKPLKAKWYYYVLLGIVDVEANFLVVKAYQYTSLTSVMLLDCWTIPCVLLFTWFFLKTKYIPRKLVAVAICIAGLVLVIFSDVHAADRSSGSNPLKGDILVIAGATLYAVTNVSEEFFVKSADRVELMAFLGLFGAIVSACQISILERNELKSIRWSAGATLPFVGFALAMFLFYSFVPVLLKMSGATMLNLALLTSDMWAVLIRIFAYHEKVDWMYYVAFAAVAVGLLVYSGGDKVDQNLADVADESVGQSKRFDEEAGLDNPAQKDGSVSSKT
- the LOC107775336 gene encoding uncharacterized protein LOC107775336 isoform X2 produces the protein MVNAKGIWTKKTLLSLLLGQFLSLLITATGFSSSELARKGINAPTSQSFLNYVLLALVYGGFMIYRRKPLKAKWYYYVLLGIVDVEANFLVVKAYQYTSLTSVMLLDCWTIPCVLLFTWFFLKTKYIPRKLVAVAICIAGLVLVIFSDVHAADRSSGSNPLKGDILVIAGATLYAVTNVSEEFFVKSADRVELMAFLGLFGAIVSACQISILERNELKSIRWSAGAMSGATMLNLALLTSDMWAVLIRIFAYHEKVDWMYYVAFAAVAVGLLVYSGGDKVDQNLADVADESVGQSKRFDEEAGLDNPAQKDGSVSSKT
- the LOC107775336 gene encoding uncharacterized protein LOC107775336 isoform X3, which produces MVNAKGIWTKKTLLSLLLGQFLSLLITATGFSSSELARKVVKAYQYTSLTSVMLLDCWTIPCVLLFTWFFLKTKYIPRKLVAVAICIAGLVLVIFSDVHAADRSSGSNPLKGDILVIAGATLYAVTNVSEEFFVKSADRVELMAFLGLFGAIVSACQISILERNELKSIRWSAGATLPFVGFALAMFLFYSFVPVLLKMSGATMLNLALLTSDMWAVLIRIFAYHEKVDWMYYVAFAAVAVGLLVYSGGDKVDQNLADVADESVGQSKRFDEEAGLDNPAQKDGSVSSKT